The Anabaena sp. WA102 genome contains a region encoding:
- the cas5d gene encoding type I-D CRISPR-associated protein Cas5/Csc1: MSTIPFSQAKLIELNCLEPVFFASRELSDTYYTEGLLGNYALTYALGWVNSPYRLQGQATGRPTYKEDFQAIAQSCYILPASPIGRVTFRFERFNALSDAYWYTMTNNRVATAREDLPLQRQGTKPSSFRASNFPQTGRLRMIERGNKFQTLVFGNQQLPDYIRVGKFASKVKVNVLKEFPITLLPEGEYKSQFYLNVADLPRQIEVFAFDLISIPPAPILKNLHFRGAAWQIGEMIVPAGLHYCGRENRNE, encoded by the coding sequence ATGTCAACAATTCCTTTTTCACAGGCAAAACTTATTGAATTAAACTGTCTTGAACCAGTCTTTTTTGCCTCTAGGGAGTTGTCTGATACCTATTACACTGAGGGGTTACTTGGGAATTATGCTTTAACCTATGCTTTAGGTTGGGTAAATTCCCCCTATCGTCTCCAAGGTCAGGCTACAGGACGACCAACCTACAAAGAAGATTTTCAAGCAATAGCTCAATCCTGCTACATTTTACCAGCTTCACCAATAGGCAGAGTTACATTTAGATTTGAAAGATTTAACGCTCTTTCTGATGCTTATTGGTACACCATGACTAATAATCGTGTAGCAACTGCCAGAGAAGATTTACCATTACAACGTCAAGGTACAAAACCTAGTTCATTTAGAGCAAGTAATTTTCCTCAAACTGGAAGATTACGCATGATTGAAAGGGGTAATAAATTCCAAACATTAGTATTTGGAAATCAACAATTACCAGATTATATTCGTGTGGGAAAATTCGCTAGTAAAGTTAAAGTGAATGTCTTAAAAGAGTTTCCTATAACTTTACTCCCAGAAGGCGAATATAAAAGTCAATTTTATCTAAATGTTGCTGATTTACCAAGACAAATAGAAGTATTTGCTTTTGATTTAATCTCTATACCTCCTGCACCGATATTAAAAAATCTTCATTTTCGAGGTGCAGCTTGGCAAATTGGCGAAATGATTGTACCCGCAGGTTTACATTATTGTGGTAGAGAAAACAGAAATGAGTAA
- the cas3 gene encoding type I-D CRISPR-associated helicase Cas3' has translation MSNQKLVIRLENRSISACASPDELSFMGGKPLQHQIDVFEKSKDADIILNLAPTGTGKTKAGLTVLLHQPTKSAVYIAPTNALIEQQTEAAQKFVKDANLPHVVKSASAKDIKSWPSDKVGNRPGEKLYNVLRNPATVFSDVGANTPILLVTNPDIFYYATFFAYNRLDKGNIASGFYTKFSTVIFDEFHLYDAKQLVGMLFYLAYSHVFKFFQHGRKVVLLTATPEPACELALENLKQAGVRIARIDGEVNNNNLVPSQTTVNLELRPKPDKNEKWIAELAAEVIQRFQENPHENGAVILDSLDNINRLSDLLQNQGFGDYVGRITGPAPKKDRHRAMQCQIILATSTVDVGFNFERTPEPTRQNLDWLIFSARDRSAFWQRIGRVGRVLGKSETNIDSDAIAYLPADAWEQDITSLDTAGGRAALKEMLDNLTCLDKPFLAAYWRSEAFLEIARPLLELEELLENLTGAELISQLFETLRSVLGGNRTWKDYRYRMNVLRGAENIAKKPLKELKKDWKYIKGGQAFVKRFIKVTSPEEWDDLEAGRTTIEEYEKLFKEDEEVLENLKEFAEIFSTSYAPLFSFRSSLFESLPIRDPHGFLLDESEETRLDPFHLLRYYEFIQNGDYIELTHRANETYQLNFRLRYYDSRQQFVNTELNKLTAFKNCQIIRGAGGAIRPTPLIQALNKYLLPGVIICPITNAAAIFQLNRQGITSYPITIVCNDVGKEYRFFAGLSGILTMAMKFKQLRLPDDEVFIA, from the coding sequence ATGAGTAATCAAAAATTAGTTATCAGGTTAGAAAATCGGAGTATTTCAGCTTGTGCATCTCCAGATGAATTATCTTTCATGGGTGGTAAACCACTACAACATCAAATTGATGTATTTGAAAAATCAAAAGATGCCGATATTATTCTTAATTTAGCACCAACTGGAACGGGAAAAACTAAAGCCGGATTAACAGTTTTATTACATCAACCTACAAAAAGTGCTGTTTATATCGCTCCCACTAATGCTTTAATTGAACAACAAACAGAAGCAGCACAAAAATTTGTTAAAGATGCCAATTTACCTCATGTAGTTAAATCAGCTTCAGCTAAAGATATTAAAAGTTGGCCTAGTGATAAAGTTGGCAATCGTCCAGGAGAAAAACTATATAATGTTTTGCGAAATCCGGCAACTGTTTTTAGTGATGTTGGTGCTAATACACCAATTCTGCTAGTAACTAACCCTGATATTTTTTACTATGCAACTTTCTTTGCATACAACAGGTTAGATAAAGGTAATATTGCTAGTGGTTTCTACACTAAATTCTCTACAGTCATCTTTGATGAATTTCATCTTTATGATGCTAAACAGCTAGTAGGGATGTTATTTTATCTTGCTTATTCTCACGTTTTTAAATTTTTCCAGCATGGACGCAAAGTAGTATTATTGACAGCAACACCTGAACCAGCTTGTGAATTAGCATTAGAAAATTTAAAACAAGCTGGTGTGAGGATAGCTAGAATTGATGGAGAAGTAAATAATAATAATCTTGTACCATCACAAACAACAGTTAACTTAGAATTACGACCTAAACCCGATAAAAATGAAAAGTGGATAGCAGAATTAGCAGCAGAAGTTATTCAACGTTTTCAAGAAAACCCCCATGAAAATGGTGCTGTAATTCTTGACTCACTTGATAATATTAATCGTCTCTCAGATTTACTCCAAAATCAAGGATTTGGTGATTATGTAGGACGCATTACTGGGCCTGCACCGAAAAAAGATAGACATAGGGCTATGCAATGTCAAATCATTTTAGCCACTAGCACAGTAGATGTAGGATTTAACTTTGAAAGAACTCCTGAACCAACAAGACAAAATTTAGATTGGTTGATTTTTTCTGCACGCGATCGCTCGGCATTTTGGCAGAGAATAGGTAGAGTGGGGCGTGTTTTAGGTAAATCTGAAACTAATATTGATTCAGACGCTATTGCTTATTTACCTGCTGATGCTTGGGAACAAGATATAACTTCTCTTGATACTGCTGGTGGACGTGCAGCACTAAAAGAGATGCTTGATAATCTTACCTGTTTAGATAAACCTTTTTTAGCTGCTTATTGGCGTTCAGAAGCATTTTTAGAAATTGCCCGTCCCTTGTTAGAACTAGAAGAACTGCTAGAAAATTTAACAGGTGCTGAATTAATTTCTCAACTTTTTGAAACTTTAAGATCAGTTTTAGGTGGAAATAGAACTTGGAAAGATTATCGTTACAGAATGAACGTTTTACGAGGTGCTGAAAATATTGCTAAAAAACCTCTCAAAGAACTTAAAAAAGATTGGAAATATATCAAAGGTGGTCAGGCTTTTGTAAAAAGATTTATCAAAGTAACATCTCCTGAAGAGTGGGATGATTTAGAAGCCGGACGGACAACAATAGAAGAATATGAAAAATTATTTAAAGAAGATGAAGAGGTTTTGGAGAACTTAAAAGAATTTGCGGAAATATTCAGTACCAGCTATGCGCCTTTATTTAGTTTTCGTTCTAGTTTATTTGAAAGTTTACCCATTCGTGACCCTCACGGATTTCTCTTAGATGAATCTGAAGAAACACGTTTAGATCCTTTTCATCTACTCCGATATTACGAATTTATCCAAAATGGTGATTATATTGAATTAACTCACCGCGCCAATGAAACTTATCAATTGAATTTTAGACTACGATATTATGATAGTCGCCAACAATTTGTAAATACTGAACTAAACAAACTCACAGCTTTCAAAAATTGTCAAATTATTCGCGGTGCTGGAGGTGCAATTCGTCCAACACCCTTAATACAAGCATTAAATAAATACCTTTTACCAGGAGTAATTATTTGCCCTATCACAAA
- the cas7d gene encoding type I-D CRISPR-associated protein Cas7/Csc2, producing the protein MSIQKLSPVLATTYENFPKGRFITLIVLRTTHSETIFRTEGSGESMCNEFVQAGVNNDNIIQRLVMTKRKQVAPERRYGREHLRAHELLYTNVKDGSICSLNTNAPCEMCVDCFLYGFAAGGGGAQKSRIWTEDAFSILSATDVVGDRTINAIYENGTMRDEKGNPSTALNTSEYIKPGVHFLDVVTLKDVTADELRYIIGNILFTSRYGAVSSRVGRMENQILGIFGSITELPSSLELVQATYDVLGEPLEHPLNINRVITATKQVITNWQDRRGVSVQLSDEELATLITDVETHWSEAGRDTFLKRLSQSYEPFRQVAPEKNKGKGKGKNKNTQVEVEN; encoded by the coding sequence ATGTCAATTCAAAAGCTTTCCCCTGTTCTCGCAACTACCTACGAAAATTTCCCCAAAGGTCGGTTTATTACTTTAATTGTTCTCAGAACAACTCACTCAGAAACTATTTTTCGCACAGAAGGTTCTGGTGAGTCAATGTGTAATGAATTTGTTCAAGCTGGTGTGAATAATGATAATATTATTCAACGGTTGGTGATGACTAAACGTAAACAAGTAGCACCAGAAAGACGTTATGGAAGAGAACATTTAAGAGCGCACGAACTTTTATACACTAACGTCAAAGATGGCTCTATTTGCTCTTTAAATACTAATGCACCTTGTGAAATGTGTGTAGATTGTTTCCTTTATGGTTTTGCTGCTGGTGGAGGTGGCGCACAAAAAAGCCGTATTTGGACTGAAGATGCTTTTAGTATATTATCCGCTACTGATGTGGTAGGCGATCGCACTATTAACGCCATCTACGAAAACGGCACAATGCGAGATGAAAAAGGTAATCCTTCCACCGCTTTAAATACCAGCGAATACATCAAACCAGGAGTTCATTTTTTAGATGTTGTCACACTCAAAGATGTAACTGCTGATGAACTGCGCTACATTATCGGAAATATTCTTTTTACCAGTCGTTATGGTGCTGTTTCCAGTCGTGTAGGAAGAATGGAAAATCAAATATTAGGTATTTTTGGCAGTATTACCGAATTACCTAGCTCCTTGGAACTTGTACAAGCTACCTATGATGTTTTAGGAGAACCTTTAGAACACCCTTTAAATATTAATAGAGTCATCACAGCAACCAAGCAAGTAATTACAAATTGGCAAGACAGAAGAGGGGTTTCTGTGCAACTATCTGATGAAGAATTAGCAACTTTAATTACTGATGTAGAAACCCACTGGTCAGAAGCAGGACGTGATACTTTTCTCAAACGTTTAAGTCAATCCTATGAACCTTTCCGTCAAGTTGCACCTGAAAAAAACAAAGGTAAAGGTAAAGGTAAAAACAAAAATACTCAAGTTGAAGTAGAGAACTAA